One genomic window of Nakamurella panacisegetis includes the following:
- a CDS encoding bifunctional acetate--CoA ligase family protein/GNAT family N-acetyltransferase has protein sequence MTDDPAGAYPQHWEADVLLADGGAVHIRPAAPTDGPAIMAMHERMSDRTRYLRYFQAVSRISPAQLAVYTDVDHVSSVGLVAELGGQLIAAGSYHRDPTRPDTAEVAFVVEDAHQRRGLGSILLEHLAAAAQERGIKRFTAEVLGENQTMLRVFIDAGYAVTREFSSGVVDLAFDIKPTESSLAVITSREFRAESRSIARLLAPRSVAVIGASNETRKLGHAVLVNLLRAGFTGPVYPVNPETLSVQGVRAYKSVLDIPDPVDIAVVTVPAASVAQVLESCRIKGVHGLVVVTGGFADADADTDLAGDGAAAQRRMVALARANGMRVVGPNCLGLVNTDPGVRLNATLAPVVPPPGRVGFFCQSGALGIAILADAASRGLGLSSFVSAGNRADVSGNDLLQFWHSDDRTEVVLLYLESFGNPRKFARLARTLARDKPVIAVKSGRHALVSPGLAASSAAVSDTAVATLFAQSGVIRTDTLGEAFDAAQLLAHQPIPAGNRVAILGNSSALGVLALDACIEAGLVVVDEVPVDFGVNVSPGDLGAAVRVAVGRVDVDAVVVVYVPPVAIPGQAHAEALKEAARGARVPVVTTFLAVDGLAEALTVPGEDGGAARGSVPSYRTPERAVAALAHAVRYGAWRSRPAGSIPELDGVDAGRARELVTALRAKDPRDRALTDAELVELLDCYGIGILPFETADTAADVVAAAERIGYPVALKAYDLTWRHRYDQLGVRLSLGDADQVAVAYDDLADAGMPQVYIQAMAPRERGVLPTVLAVTSDPSFGALVSFGIGGVATELLHDLAYQAVPLTDVDAEDLIKAPKAAPLLTGYRGGPVVDQAAVVDLALRLSALADDLPEISELLLEPVLLGPAGASVTGATGRIGPPGVRPDVRRRLR, from the coding sequence GTGACTGACGACCCGGCCGGCGCCTACCCGCAGCACTGGGAGGCGGACGTGCTGCTGGCCGACGGCGGGGCGGTGCACATTCGGCCGGCGGCTCCGACCGACGGGCCGGCCATCATGGCCATGCACGAGCGGATGAGTGACCGCACCCGCTACCTGCGCTACTTCCAGGCGGTGTCCCGGATCTCGCCCGCTCAGCTCGCGGTCTACACCGACGTCGACCACGTGAGCTCGGTCGGTCTGGTGGCCGAACTGGGCGGTCAACTAATCGCCGCCGGGTCCTACCACCGCGACCCGACCCGGCCGGACACCGCCGAGGTCGCGTTCGTGGTCGAGGACGCCCACCAGCGCCGCGGTCTCGGCTCGATCCTGCTCGAGCACCTGGCCGCCGCCGCGCAGGAGCGGGGAATCAAGCGTTTCACCGCTGAGGTGCTGGGCGAGAACCAGACCATGCTGCGCGTCTTCATCGATGCCGGTTACGCCGTCACCCGGGAATTCTCCTCGGGCGTGGTGGATCTCGCTTTCGACATCAAGCCGACCGAGTCGTCGCTGGCCGTCATCACCTCGAGGGAGTTCCGGGCCGAGTCCCGGTCGATCGCCCGGCTGCTCGCTCCGCGGTCGGTGGCCGTCATCGGTGCCTCCAACGAGACCCGCAAGCTCGGGCATGCCGTGCTGGTCAACCTGCTCCGGGCCGGGTTCACCGGTCCGGTCTACCCGGTGAACCCGGAAACCCTGTCCGTGCAGGGGGTCAGGGCCTACAAGTCGGTCCTGGACATCCCGGACCCGGTGGACATCGCGGTGGTGACCGTGCCGGCCGCCTCGGTGGCACAGGTCCTGGAGTCGTGCCGGATCAAAGGGGTCCACGGCCTGGTGGTGGTGACCGGGGGATTCGCCGACGCCGACGCCGATACCGACCTGGCCGGCGACGGCGCCGCGGCGCAGCGCCGGATGGTCGCGCTGGCCAGAGCGAACGGCATGCGGGTGGTCGGACCCAACTGCCTCGGTCTGGTCAACACCGACCCCGGGGTGCGGCTCAATGCCACGCTGGCCCCGGTCGTACCGCCGCCGGGTCGGGTCGGGTTCTTCTGCCAGTCCGGGGCGTTGGGCATCGCCATCCTGGCCGACGCGGCGTCGCGCGGCCTCGGCCTCTCCTCGTTCGTGTCGGCCGGCAACCGGGCCGATGTGTCCGGCAACGACCTGTTGCAGTTCTGGCACTCCGACGACCGCACCGAAGTGGTCTTGCTGTACCTGGAGTCGTTCGGCAATCCCCGCAAGTTCGCCCGGCTGGCCCGCACCCTGGCCCGGGACAAACCGGTGATCGCGGTGAAATCCGGTCGGCACGCGCTCGTCAGTCCCGGCCTGGCCGCCAGTTCGGCCGCCGTGTCCGACACCGCCGTGGCCACCCTGTTCGCGCAGTCCGGGGTCATCCGGACGGACACCCTGGGGGAAGCCTTCGACGCCGCGCAACTGCTGGCGCACCAACCGATTCCCGCCGGGAACCGGGTGGCCATCCTGGGCAACTCGAGTGCCCTCGGGGTGCTCGCGCTGGACGCGTGCATCGAGGCCGGCCTGGTCGTGGTGGACGAGGTGCCGGTCGATTTCGGGGTCAACGTCAGCCCGGGGGACCTCGGCGCGGCGGTCAGGGTCGCCGTCGGACGGGTCGACGTGGACGCGGTGGTGGTGGTCTACGTGCCGCCGGTGGCGATTCCCGGACAGGCCCACGCCGAGGCGCTGAAGGAGGCGGCGCGGGGAGCCCGCGTGCCCGTGGTCACCACATTCCTGGCCGTCGACGGGTTGGCCGAGGCGCTGACCGTGCCCGGTGAGGACGGGGGGGCCGCACGTGGGTCGGTTCCGTCGTACCGGACGCCGGAGCGTGCCGTGGCCGCGTTGGCCCACGCCGTGCGGTACGGGGCCTGGCGGTCGCGTCCGGCCGGTTCGATCCCGGAGCTGGACGGTGTCGACGCGGGCCGGGCTCGTGAGTTGGTCACCGCGCTTCGGGCCAAGGATCCGCGCGACCGGGCGCTCACCGACGCCGAGCTGGTCGAACTCCTGGATTGCTACGGGATCGGCATCCTGCCGTTCGAGACGGCCGACACCGCTGCCGATGTGGTGGCTGCGGCCGAGCGGATCGGCTATCCGGTGGCGCTCAAGGCGTACGACCTGACCTGGCGTCACCGCTACGACCAGCTCGGGGTTCGGTTGTCCCTCGGCGATGCAGATCAGGTGGCGGTCGCCTACGACGATCTGGCCGACGCCGGTATGCCTCAGGTGTACATCCAGGCCATGGCCCCCCGCGAGCGCGGGGTGTTGCCGACGGTGCTGGCGGTGACGTCCGACCCGTCGTTCGGTGCCCTGGTGAGTTTCGGCATCGGGGGAGTGGCCACCGAACTGCTCCACGACCTGGCCTACCAGGCCGTCCCGTTGACCGACGTCGACGCCGAGGACCTGATCAAGGCGCCCAAGGCCGCGCCGCTGCTCACCGGGTACCGGGGCGGCCCGGTCGTCGACCAGGCGGCCGTCGTCGATCTGGCCCTGCGCCTCTCGGCTCTCGCCGACGACCTGCCCGAGATCTCCGAGTTGTTGCTGGAACCGGTCCTTCTCGGTCCGGCCGGCGCGAGTGTGACCGGGGCAACCGGGCGGATCGGGCCGCCGGGCGTCCGTCCAGACGTGCGCCGCCGGCTGCGTTGA
- a CDS encoding sigma-70 family RNA polymerase sigma factor — translation MPSAREVADAAKVIAKREAEDLDAQGPSADLVRVYLNGIGRTALLTAEQEVDLAKRIEAGVFAAHKLATGSRLSAQRKADLRAVIRGGNAARNHLLVANLRLVVSLAKRYTGRGMPLLDLIQEGNLGLIRAVEKFDYTKGFKFSTYATWWIRQAISRGMADQGRTIRLPVHLVEQVNKLSRLKRELHQQLGRDATMAELAEESGIAEEKIADLLDHARDPVSLDMPVGSDEEAPLGDFIEDSESTSAEAQVVAGFMHEDINKVLRTLDEREQSVVRLRYGLDDGRPRTLDEIGRVFGISRERVRQIERDSMAKLRVGERSEALRAYAS, via the coding sequence ATGCCGTCGGCGCGCGAAGTCGCCGACGCCGCCAAGGTGATCGCCAAGCGTGAAGCCGAGGATCTCGACGCCCAAGGGCCGTCGGCCGATCTGGTGCGGGTGTATCTGAACGGTATCGGGCGCACCGCCCTGTTGACCGCAGAGCAGGAAGTCGATCTCGCGAAGCGAATCGAGGCCGGGGTTTTCGCGGCCCACAAACTCGCGACCGGTTCGCGTCTCTCGGCGCAGCGGAAAGCAGATCTGCGGGCCGTGATTCGCGGCGGAAATGCGGCGCGCAACCATCTTCTGGTGGCCAATCTCCGGCTCGTTGTTTCGCTCGCGAAGCGTTACACCGGTCGCGGCATGCCGTTGCTGGATCTCATCCAGGAGGGCAACCTCGGGCTGATCCGCGCGGTGGAGAAGTTCGACTACACCAAGGGTTTCAAGTTCTCGACGTATGCCACGTGGTGGATCCGTCAGGCGATTTCCCGCGGCATGGCCGATCAGGGACGCACCATCCGGCTGCCCGTGCACCTCGTCGAGCAGGTCAACAAATTGTCGCGTCTGAAGCGGGAACTGCATCAGCAGCTCGGCCGCGACGCGACGATGGCCGAACTCGCCGAGGAATCGGGAATTGCCGAGGAGAAGATCGCGGATCTGCTCGACCACGCTCGCGATCCGGTATCGCTGGACATGCCGGTCGGAAGCGACGAAGAGGCGCCCCTGGGTGACTTCATCGAGGATTCCGAGTCGACCTCGGCCGAGGCTCAGGTCGTCGCCGGGTTCATGCACGAGGACATCAACAAGGTCCTGCGCACGCTCGACGAGCGGGAGCAGTCGGTGGTCCGGTTGCGCTACGGGCTGGACGACGGCCGGCCGCGGACACTGGACGAGATCGGTCGGGTGTTCGGCATCTCGCGTGAGCGCGTGCGGCAGATCGAACGGGATTCGATGGCCAAGCTGCGGGTCGGCGAGCGGTCAGAGGCCCTGCGGGCCTACGCCAGCTGA
- the dtd gene encoding D-aminoacyl-tRNA deacylase translates to MRAVASRVTSASVTVDGEVVGAIDEPGLLVLVGVTHEDTVATAAQMARKLHGLRILRDEQSLESTGSPALVVSQFTLYGQVAKGRRPSWTAAAGRVVAEPLVQAVVAELQRLGTRVQTGVFGAEMAVASVNDGPFTLLVEL, encoded by the coding sequence ATGAGAGCCGTTGCCAGCCGCGTCACGTCCGCGTCGGTCACCGTCGACGGCGAGGTGGTCGGGGCCATCGACGAACCGGGCCTGCTGGTGCTGGTCGGCGTCACGCACGAGGACACCGTCGCCACCGCGGCCCAGATGGCGCGGAAATTGCACGGCCTGCGCATCCTGCGGGACGAGCAGTCGTTGGAGAGCACCGGGTCCCCGGCACTGGTTGTGAGTCAATTCACACTGTACGGACAGGTGGCCAAAGGACGTCGCCCGAGCTGGACCGCGGCGGCCGGCCGGGTCGTGGCCGAACCCCTCGTACAAGCGGTCGTGGCCGAACTGCAGCGACTCGGCACGCGGGTGCAGACCGGCGTCTTCGGCGCGGAAATGGCCGTGGCCAGCGTGAATGACGGACCGTTCACCCTGCTCGTCGAGCTGTAG
- a CDS encoding DUF7782 domain-containing protein yields the protein MTTRGPPRVNRVITEPMTDPDTVDRLGQDLRNAGYDATGVPELLGPSAHRALSRGEMWPALRATRDGSPLATLVRLFLLGSTEPEVAVHAAFPTTGLDAALAAGALERDGDAIRAGLDIRPHADDDNEYLVVSDLDSDTRPGPVRHDHVLGIGQASITLANAVIRERAERVMDLGTGCGIQALHAFSHSGSIVATDTNPRALALAGATARLNGQQWDLRAGSLFEPVAGEQFDLIISNPPFVIGTGVQQYIYRDSGIAGDGMCQALVAGVPDHLKPGGTAQMLANWIVREDTDWRERVGAWVHGTGCDAWVVQREMADPAEYIALWLKDAGETGGAAERTATDWLDYFAREKVAGIGMGMIILRRSGSADPDVVLDEITGAGEEVTGPEAAAFLARRAWLRTATDADLLGARLSLAPSVILEQRSLAGHEGWTTVLRMLRRPGGPGATLQLDEWGQALLAGCTGELPLAMLLDLLATAHGLDLGALADAVLPTIRVAITRGLLHPTL from the coding sequence ATGACCACCCGGGGGCCACCTAGGGTGAACCGGGTGATCACCGAACCGATGACCGATCCGGACACCGTCGACCGTCTGGGCCAGGACCTCCGCAACGCCGGCTACGACGCGACCGGGGTCCCCGAACTGCTCGGCCCCAGCGCTCACCGGGCGCTGAGCCGGGGCGAGATGTGGCCGGCCCTGCGGGCCACGCGGGACGGCTCACCCCTGGCCACCCTGGTCCGGCTGTTCCTGCTCGGATCGACCGAACCCGAGGTCGCGGTGCACGCGGCGTTCCCCACCACCGGCCTGGACGCGGCGCTGGCCGCCGGGGCGCTGGAGCGTGACGGAGACGCCATCCGCGCCGGATTGGACATTCGGCCCCACGCCGACGACGACAACGAATACCTCGTCGTCTCCGATCTCGACTCCGACACCCGCCCCGGGCCGGTGCGGCACGACCACGTCCTTGGCATCGGGCAGGCGTCGATCACGCTCGCCAACGCCGTCATCCGGGAGCGCGCCGAGAGGGTCATGGATCTCGGCACCGGCTGCGGGATCCAGGCCCTGCACGCCTTCTCCCATTCCGGTTCGATCGTGGCCACCGACACCAACCCGAGGGCACTCGCCCTGGCCGGCGCCACCGCCCGGCTGAACGGGCAGCAGTGGGACCTGCGGGCCGGGTCGCTGTTCGAGCCGGTCGCCGGCGAACAGTTCGACCTGATCATCAGCAACCCGCCGTTCGTCATCGGCACCGGGGTGCAGCAGTACATCTACCGCGATTCCGGTATCGCCGGCGACGGCATGTGCCAGGCGCTGGTGGCCGGCGTGCCGGATCACCTCAAACCGGGCGGCACCGCCCAGATGCTGGCCAACTGGATCGTCCGGGAGGACACGGACTGGCGGGAGCGGGTCGGGGCCTGGGTCCACGGAACCGGTTGTGACGCCTGGGTGGTGCAGCGCGAGATGGCCGACCCGGCCGAATACATCGCACTGTGGCTCAAGGATGCCGGGGAGACCGGCGGGGCGGCCGAGCGCACGGCGACCGACTGGCTCGACTACTTCGCGCGGGAGAAGGTGGCCGGCATCGGCATGGGCATGATCATCCTGCGCCGCAGCGGCTCCGCCGATCCGGATGTGGTGCTGGACGAGATCACCGGCGCCGGCGAGGAGGTCACCGGCCCGGAGGCCGCGGCCTTCCTCGCGCGCCGGGCCTGGCTGCGGACCGCCACCGACGCCGACCTGCTCGGAGCGCGGCTCTCACTGGCGCCGTCGGTGATCCTGGAGCAGCGGTCCCTCGCCGGCCACGAGGGCTGGACCACCGTCTTGCGGATGCTCCGCCGGCCGGGCGGGCCCGGCGCCACTCTGCAGCTGGACGAGTGGGGTCAGGCCCTGCTGGCCGGATGCACGGGCGAACTGCCGCTGGCGATGCTGCTGGACCTGCTGGCGACGGCCCACGGTCTCGACCTCGGCGCCCTGGCCGACGCGGTACTCCCGACGATCCGGGTGGCGATCACCCGCGGGCTGCTGCACCCGACTTTGTGA
- a CDS encoding HhH-GPD-type base excision DNA repair protein, giving the protein MTAQRLYLTGDPAADALLAGDPNALLLGMVLDQQIPMEKAFSGPAVIAQRMGGLDVRAIAAADPEVFKEICARPPAVHRFPGSMSARVQSVCQVLVEQYDGDAANLWADVSSGRELLGRIAALPGFGAQKAGIFLALLGKQYGVTPDGWREAAGAWGEDGSRRSVADVTDGESLAQVRATKKAVKAAAKAAATK; this is encoded by the coding sequence ATGACTGCGCAGCGTCTCTACCTGACCGGTGATCCGGCGGCCGATGCTCTCCTGGCCGGAGACCCGAACGCCCTGCTGCTGGGCATGGTCCTTGACCAGCAGATCCCGATGGAGAAGGCGTTCAGCGGCCCGGCCGTCATCGCGCAGCGAATGGGCGGGCTCGACGTGCGGGCCATCGCCGCCGCCGATCCGGAGGTGTTCAAGGAGATCTGTGCCCGCCCGCCGGCGGTGCACCGCTTCCCCGGGTCGATGTCGGCACGGGTGCAGAGCGTCTGCCAGGTGCTGGTCGAGCAGTACGACGGCGACGCGGCCAACCTCTGGGCCGACGTCAGCAGCGGCCGTGAACTGCTCGGGCGGATCGCGGCGCTGCCCGGCTTCGGGGCACAGAAGGCCGGCATCTTCCTGGCGCTGCTCGGCAAGCAGTACGGCGTGACGCCCGACGGATGGCGGGAGGCGGCCGGCGCCTGGGGCGAGGACGGCAGCCGCCGATCGGTCGCCGACGTCACTGACGGTGAATCGTTGGCCCAGGTCAGAGCGACCAAGAAGGCCGTCAAGGCGGCCGCGAAGGCAGCGGCGACCAAGTAG
- a CDS encoding DUF3099 domain-containing protein — MSQFEVHDTSFEAHLTPPSRRVEPTVITQAEPSYDDQLKARKKRYLITMGLRVPLLIAATLTYQHLWIAIPLLLISIPLPWMAVLIANDRPARKRAKKVVPGVINYEKALPPGTREIVDGE; from the coding sequence ATGTCCCAGTTCGAAGTGCACGACACGTCGTTCGAGGCGCACCTCACCCCGCCGTCCCGCCGGGTGGAGCCGACCGTCATCACCCAGGCCGAGCCGTCCTACGACGACCAGCTCAAGGCCCGCAAGAAACGCTATCTGATCACCATGGGCCTTCGGGTGCCGCTGCTGATCGCGGCCACCCTGACCTATCAGCACCTCTGGATCGCGATCCCGCTGCTGCTGATCTCGATTCCGCTGCCGTGGATGGCGGTGTTGATCGCCAACGACCGCCCGGCCCGCAAACGGGCCAAGAAGGTCGTTCCCGGCGTCATCAACTACGAGAAGGCGCTACCGCCCGGCACCCGCGAGATCGTCGACGGCGAGTAG
- a CDS encoding SCO6745 family protein — protein MIDSDVITRAGRVFRATNSLHSLVYFVPEGDEEYVAAGLRPGRMGYFASRAAPMGAVGPGTVTATFYNFNPELVARHIPRAWTLATPERVLAARWRVADRGLRRLLGPEIIGSADLKRAAEIARRAALACGIEGRPLFAGHAGLEWPQETHLVFWHAVTLLREHRGDGHITALVRAELSGIEAIVTHTATGRGFLTDAAKALRMWSDGQWAAAQAGLAGRGILDAEGNLTAAGSALRAELEDETDRLSAAPWRGIDADSVDELISLGKTLTRRVVDRGAFPPKVFAT, from the coding sequence ATGATCGACAGTGACGTGATCACCAGAGCCGGCCGGGTGTTCCGTGCCACCAACTCGCTGCATTCGCTGGTCTACTTCGTGCCCGAGGGCGACGAGGAGTACGTCGCGGCCGGGCTCCGCCCAGGTCGGATGGGCTACTTCGCCTCGCGAGCGGCACCGATGGGAGCCGTCGGACCGGGGACCGTCACCGCGACGTTCTACAACTTCAACCCCGAGCTGGTGGCCCGGCACATCCCCCGGGCCTGGACGCTGGCCACGCCGGAGCGGGTGCTGGCGGCCCGCTGGCGGGTCGCCGACCGCGGCCTGCGCCGTCTGCTCGGCCCGGAGATCATCGGGTCGGCCGACCTGAAGCGGGCCGCCGAGATCGCCCGCCGGGCGGCGCTGGCCTGCGGCATCGAGGGGCGCCCGCTGTTCGCCGGTCACGCCGGTCTGGAGTGGCCGCAGGAAACCCACCTGGTTTTCTGGCACGCCGTGACTCTGTTGCGGGAACACCGGGGTGACGGCCACATCACGGCGCTGGTGCGCGCTGAACTGTCCGGTATCGAGGCGATCGTCACGCACACGGCGACCGGACGAGGTTTCCTCACCGACGCCGCCAAGGCGTTGCGGATGTGGTCCGACGGACAGTGGGCGGCGGCGCAGGCCGGCCTGGCCGGGCGCGGGATCCTCGACGCCGAAGGGAATCTCACCGCCGCCGGGAGCGCGCTCCGGGCGGAGCTGGAGGACGAGACCGACCGCCTGAGCGCCGCGCCGTGGCGGGGGATCGACGCCGACTCCGTCGACGAGCTCATCTCCCTCGGCAAGACCCTCACGCGTCGGGTGGTCGACCGCGGCGCGTTCCCGCCGAAGGTGTTCGCGACTTGA
- a CDS encoding 2-oxoacid:acceptor oxidoreductase subunit alpha has protein sequence MTGRPAAGRAKAVEVLPQVVIRFAGDSGDGMQLTGDRFTSETAIFGNGLSTLPDFPAEIRAPAGTLPGVSAFQLQFADHEVVTPGDAPGVLVAMNPAALKANLADLPLGGVIIVDSDEFTARSLTKVGYTTNPLEDGSLASYQVHAVPLTSMTVEAVKPVGLHRKESERAKNMFALGLLSWLYHRPLSGTERFLQAKFSRRPDVLRANLIALEAGWSFGETTEGFAVHYEVKPAPLPPGRYRTIRGNQALAYGLVAASRQTGLPLFLGSYPITPASDILHELSALKNFGVQTFQAEDEIAGVGAAIGASYGGSLGVTSTSGPGIALKSEAIGLAVALELPLIVIDVQRGGPSTGLPTKTEQADLLQVMFGRNGEAPVPVIAARSPSDCFAAALEAARIATTYRTPVFLLSDGYLANGSEPWLIPALDQLPDLTVTFASEPNHDNDFWPYLRDPDTLARPWAIPGTAGLEHRIGGIEKADGPGTISYDPANHDHMVRTRAAKIAGIGSSIADLSVDDPTGDAEILVLGWGSTFGPITGAVRRLRADGLAVAQAHLRHLNPMPANVEAVLRRYRKVVVPEMNLGQLALLLRGLFLVDAVSVNQVRGLPFRIDELTDAVRSVLAGSHRPSTIGPAGMFGGAS, from the coding sequence TTGACCGGGCGGCCGGCCGCCGGCAGGGCCAAGGCCGTCGAGGTGCTGCCGCAGGTGGTGATCAGGTTCGCCGGTGACTCCGGTGACGGCATGCAGCTGACCGGGGACCGGTTCACCTCCGAGACCGCGATCTTCGGCAACGGCTTGTCCACCCTGCCCGACTTCCCGGCCGAGATCCGGGCCCCGGCCGGCACTCTGCCCGGGGTGTCGGCCTTCCAGCTGCAGTTCGCCGACCACGAAGTCGTCACCCCGGGCGATGCTCCCGGTGTCCTGGTCGCGATGAACCCGGCCGCGCTGAAGGCCAATCTGGCCGATCTGCCGCTCGGCGGCGTGATCATCGTGGACTCCGACGAGTTCACCGCCCGCAGCCTGACCAAGGTGGGCTACACGACGAACCCGCTCGAGGACGGCTCCCTGGCGTCCTACCAGGTGCACGCGGTGCCGCTGACCTCGATGACGGTCGAGGCGGTGAAGCCGGTCGGGCTGCACCGCAAGGAATCCGAGCGGGCCAAGAACATGTTCGCCCTCGGGCTGCTGTCCTGGCTGTACCACCGGCCCCTGTCCGGCACCGAGCGGTTCCTGCAGGCCAAGTTCTCCCGCCGACCGGACGTGCTGCGGGCCAACCTGATCGCGCTGGAGGCGGGCTGGTCGTTCGGCGAGACCACCGAGGGTTTCGCCGTGCACTACGAGGTGAAACCGGCCCCCCTGCCGCCCGGGCGGTACCGGACCATCCGCGGCAACCAGGCCCTGGCCTACGGCCTGGTGGCGGCGAGCCGGCAGACCGGGCTGCCGTTGTTCCTGGGGTCGTACCCGATCACGCCGGCCTCGGACATCCTGCACGAGCTGTCGGCGCTGAAGAACTTCGGCGTGCAGACGTTCCAGGCCGAGGACGAGATCGCCGGGGTAGGAGCCGCCATCGGCGCCTCCTACGGCGGGAGCCTGGGGGTGACCAGCACGTCCGGACCCGGGATCGCCCTGAAGAGCGAGGCCATCGGGCTGGCTGTGGCTCTGGAACTGCCGCTGATCGTGATCGACGTGCAACGGGGCGGCCCGTCGACCGGACTGCCGACCAAGACCGAACAGGCCGACCTGCTCCAGGTGATGTTCGGGCGCAACGGCGAGGCTCCGGTACCGGTGATCGCCGCCCGTTCCCCCTCGGACTGTTTCGCCGCCGCCCTGGAAGCGGCCCGGATCGCGACCACCTACCGGACCCCGGTGTTCCTGCTGTCCGACGGGTACCTGGCCAACGGCAGCGAGCCGTGGCTGATCCCGGCGCTGGATCAGCTGCCCGACCTGACGGTGACGTTCGCCTCGGAACCCAACCACGACAACGACTTCTGGCCGTATCTCCGGGATCCGGACACGCTGGCGCGGCCGTGGGCCATCCCGGGGACCGCTGGGCTGGAACACCGGATCGGCGGCATCGAGAAGGCCGACGGCCCCGGCACCATCTCCTACGACCCGGCCAACCACGACCACATGGTGCGCACTCGAGCGGCCAAGATCGCCGGGATCGGGTCGAGCATCGCGGACCTGAGCGTCGACGACCCGACGGGCGACGCGGAGATCCTGGTGCTCGGCTGGGGTTCCACCTTCGGGCCGATCACCGGGGCGGTGCGCCGGCTCCGGGCCGACGGGCTGGCGGTGGCCCAGGCTCATCTGCGTCATCTGAACCCGATGCCGGCCAACGTCGAGGCGGTTCTGCGTCGCTACCGGAAGGTCGTCGTCCCGGAGATGAACCTCGGGCAGCTGGCCCTGCTGCTGCGCGGCCTGTTCCTGGTCGACGCGGTCAGTGTCAATCAGGTGCGGGGCCTGCCGTTCCGGATCGACGAGTTGACCGATGCCGTGCGATCCGTCCTGGCCGGGAGCCATCGCCCGTCGACGATCGGGCCGGCCGGGATGTTCGGAGGAGCGTCATGA
- a CDS encoding 2-oxoacid:ferredoxin oxidoreductase subunit beta, whose translation MTDPISLHLVPRSEARQTLKDFKTDQEVRWCPGCGDYAILAAVQGFLPELGLRRENIVFISGIGCAARFPYYLNTYGMHSIHGRAPAIATGLALTRPDLSVWVVTGDGDALSIGGNHLVHALRRNVNLKILLFNNRIYGLTKGQYSPTSPIGKVTKSSPMGSVDAPFNPVSLALGAEAGFVARTIDSDRKHLTSVLRAAAAHNGTALVEIYQNCNIFNDGAFDPLKDSETRDDVTIALEHGRPITFGTAGEHCVSRDANGRLQIADTAGHDPVTHDAHDPDPSSAFALSRLSDPATLANTPIGVFRDVERPTYEAGVAEQLRTAVAHQGHGDLAGLLAGHDTWTVGTPSSREGNRHA comes from the coding sequence ATGACAGATCCGATCTCGCTGCACCTGGTCCCTCGGTCCGAGGCCAGGCAGACCCTGAAGGACTTCAAGACCGACCAGGAGGTCCGGTGGTGCCCGGGCTGTGGTGACTACGCGATTCTCGCTGCCGTCCAAGGGTTTCTGCCCGAGCTGGGGCTGCGGAGAGAGAACATCGTCTTCATCTCCGGTATCGGCTGCGCCGCCCGTTTCCCGTACTACCTGAACACCTACGGCATGCACTCCATCCACGGCCGCGCGCCGGCGATCGCCACCGGATTGGCCCTGACCCGGCCCGATCTGTCCGTCTGGGTGGTCACCGGTGACGGTGACGCGCTGTCGATCGGCGGCAATCACCTCGTCCACGCCCTGCGCCGCAACGTGAACCTGAAGATCCTGCTGTTCAACAACCGCATCTACGGTCTGACCAAGGGGCAGTACTCACCGACGTCGCCGATCGGCAAGGTGACGAAGTCCTCGCCGATGGGTTCGGTCGACGCTCCGTTCAACCCGGTCTCGCTGGCCCTGGGGGCCGAGGCCGGTTTCGTCGCCCGGACCATCGATTCCGATCGCAAGCACCTCACCTCCGTGCTGCGCGCCGCCGCCGCCCACAACGGCACCGCCCTGGTCGAGATCTACCAGAACTGCAACATCTTCAATGACGGCGCGTTCGACCCGCTGAAGGATTCGGAAACCCGGGACGACGTCACCATCGCGCTGGAGCACGGACGCCCGATCACCTTCGGGACCGCCGGAGAACACTGCGTCAGCCGAGATGCCAACGGCCGCTTGCAGATCGCCGATACCGCCGGTCATGACCCGGTGACTCACGACGCCCACGACCCCGACCCGTCGTCGGCGTTCGCCCTGTCGCGGCTGTCGGATCCGGCCACCCTGGCCAACACCCCGATCGGCGTCTTCCGCGACGTCGAGCGGCCCACCTACGAGGCCGGAGTGGCCGAACAACTACGCACCGCCGTGGCCCACCAGGGCCACGGTGACCTGGCCGGCCTGCTCGCCGGTCACGACACCTGGACCGTCGGGACGCCGTCGTCCCGGGAAGGAAACCGACATGCCTGA